A window of Chaetodon auriga isolate fChaAug3 chromosome 2, fChaAug3.hap1, whole genome shotgun sequence contains these coding sequences:
- the LOC143330244 gene encoding transcription factor HES-5-like, giving the protein MAPTDTRDRPASTLASKDRHKLRKPVVEKMRRDRINGCIEQLKVLLEKEFRKQDPNAKLEKADVLEMTVQFLKQRLQPQSPANHAAHGDGYSRCWKETLRFLSSASLKEVTPSNLRYLHADRDAGPTPAASSHGHIHAAEKQLPGAHRAVWRPW; this is encoded by the exons ATGGCTCCAACCGACACCAGAGACCGTCCCGCCTCAACGCTGGccagcaaagacagacacaaa CTGAGGAAACCGGTCGTGGAGAAGATGCGCAGAGATCGAATCAACGGCTGCATCGAGCAGCTCAAGGTGCTGCTGGAGAAGGAGTTCCGCAAACAGGATCCCAATGCCAAGCTGGAGAAGGCCGACGTGCTGGAGATGACGGTGCAGTTCCTGAAGCAGCGGCTGCAGCCGCAGAGCCCAGCCAATCACGCGGCTCACGGCGACGGCTACTCCCGCTGCTGGAAGGAGACGCTGCGCTTCCTGTCCTCCGCCTCTCTGAAGGAAGTGACGCCGTCCAACCTCCGCTACCTCCACGCCGACCGGGACGCCGGCCCCACGCCGGCTGCATCCTCCCACGGCCACATCCAtgctgcagagaagcagctgcCCGGCGCCCACAGAGCCGTGTGGAGGCCGTGGTAG